The Bombus pascuorum chromosome 5, iyBomPasc1.1, whole genome shotgun sequence genome segment ttatataaaaaaatagatgaaAGAGAAATTACTGCAGAAGATGAAGATGAAGATATTGTAGATGAATTTGATGCACGTGAAATTTTtggtatgtatttattaatatcataatgTTTTCTGAATTTTGATGTcgtatacaattattttttctaacaTATGATTCACAGATTTGATTAGAAACATCAATGATCCTGAACATCCTTTGACATTGGAAGAATTGAATGTGGTAGAACAAAGTCTCATTGAAGTAACATACGAACAtgatataaaaagattatgGTATACATTATCAACCTTATTATCAAAAAAAGTAATATGTTTTCTTCcagattaataataaagcaAGTACAGTTCACGTAAAATTTACTCCAACGATACCACATTGCAGTATGGCAACATTAATTGGTTTATCAATTAGAGTACAATTACTGCGAGTTCTACCTTCAAGATTTAAAGTTAGTGTTGAAATTACACCAGGTACTCATATGTCAGAGGTAGCAGTAAATAAACAATTAGctgataaagaaagaatagCAGCAGCTCTTGAAAACAATCATCTACTTGAAGTAATTAATCAATGTATTggtataaaatgttaatattatcTAAAAGGTATGAAATTCaacatatgtaatttattagagatatcttatcattattttctagtttattgatataaatttcaaattattacaattagatctttataactaattaaatatataaagaaatttcatatacataaaatCTCATTTTTTCATTGTTGCTGATGTTTTTGATAAATCTTTTACTGGGTTGTATTTATATGTCTTTTGGAGTGGACCTTTAGCTGCTTTATTAAACTGTTTTACATCGGCACGTGCATAATTTGctaatttattagatattgTCATGTTAGTCCAAGCTAAAAAAGAATtgtttatgtaataaatctaaaactgtattatactgcgaatatttatctGAAAGTACCATCAGAGAATGATTGCTTGAAGCCTTTGTCTTTCTTTACTGTATTTGTGGTCGTCATACGCCGCGTAGGAGGAATATTAAAACATGCTTTTACTTTCTCTGAACGCATTACTTGATTTTCTGCCACGGttagaatatttgaaacagtC includes the following:
- the LOC132906968 gene encoding MIP18 family protein galla-2, with product MRFTSLYKILTSLTKKMEDSFENINPKLYKKIDEREITAEDEDEDIVDEFDAREIFDLIRNINDPEHPLTLEELNVVEQSLIEINNKASTVHVKFTPTIPHCSMATLIGLSIRVQLLRVLPSRFKVSVEITPGTHMSEVAVNKQLADKERIAAALENNHLLEVINQCIGIKC